The proteins below come from a single Burkholderia contaminans genomic window:
- the fdnG gene encoding formate dehydrogenase-N subunit alpha produces the protein MLQMSRRQFLKVTATSLAGSSLALMGFSPSEALAEVRQYKLARTVETRNTCPYCSVGCGILMYSLGDGAKNAQPSIVHIEGDPDHPVNRGTLCPKGASLIDFIHSPNRLTHPEYRAPGSDKWEPISWNDALDRIAKLMKADRDANFVETAEDGAKVNRWLTTGMLAASAGSNEVGYLTHKTIRSLGMLAFDNQARVUHGPTVAGLAPTFGRGAMTNHWVDIKNADVILVMGGNAAEAHPCGFKWVTEAKAHRKARLIVVDPRFTRTASVADYYAPIRTGTDIVFLGGVINYLLTNDKIQHEYVKNYTDFSFIVREDFAFNDGIYSGYDAEKHAYPDKSSWDYERGDDGFVKVDPTLQHPRCVYNLLKQHYARYTPDMVQQTCGTPKEKFLKVCEMLATTAVPGRAGTVLYALGWTHHSIGAQIIRTGAMVQLLLGNIGIAGGGMNALRGHSNIQGLTDLGLMSNLLPGYMTLPMQAEQDFDGYIKKRVQLPLRPNQLSYWKNYKAFHVSFMKSWWGDAATAENNWGYDYLPKLDKQYDLLQVIELMNAGKMNGYICQGFNPLAASPSKVKTAAGLAKLKWLVIMDPLATETSEFWKHHGDYNDVDSSKIQTEVFRLPTTCFAEENGSLVSSSRVLQWHWKGAEPPGEARSDLEIMSGLFLRMRKMYQTDGGKYPDPIVNLTWPYANPESPTPEELAMEFNGKALADLPDPKDPAKTLVKKGEQLAAFAQLKDDGTTASGCWIFCGAWTQAGNQMGRRDNSDPTGIGQTLNWAWAWPANRRILYNRASCDVAGKPFDPTRKLIGWNGSAWKGADIPDFKADESPENGMGPFIMNPEGVARFFARAGMNEGPFPEHYEPFETPLDANPLHPNNPQALNNPAARVFPDDRASFGKVADFPHVATTYRLTEHFHYWTKHARLNSIIQPEQFVEIGEDLAKEVGVAHGERVKVSSKRGYIIAVALVTKRIKPLTVDGKKVQTVGVPLHWGFKGLTKPGYLANTLTPSVGDGNSYTPEFKSFLVKVEKA, from the coding sequence ATGCTACAAATGTCCCGGCGCCAGTTCCTGAAGGTGACGGCTACGTCGCTTGCCGGATCGAGTCTAGCCCTGATGGGCTTCTCTCCATCCGAAGCGCTTGCCGAAGTCCGACAGTACAAGCTGGCGCGCACAGTCGAAACGCGCAACACCTGTCCTTACTGTTCAGTAGGTTGCGGCATCCTGATGTACAGCCTCGGAGACGGCGCGAAAAACGCCCAGCCGAGCATCGTCCACATCGAAGGCGATCCCGACCATCCGGTCAATCGCGGCACGCTGTGCCCGAAGGGCGCGAGCCTGATCGACTTCATCCACAGCCCGAACCGCCTGACGCACCCCGAGTATCGTGCGCCCGGCTCGGACAAGTGGGAACCGATTTCGTGGAATGACGCGCTCGACCGCATCGCGAAGCTGATGAAGGCCGATCGCGACGCGAACTTCGTCGAGACGGCGGAAGACGGTGCGAAGGTCAACCGATGGCTGACCACCGGCATGCTGGCCGCGTCGGCGGGCAGCAACGAAGTCGGCTACCTGACGCACAAGACCATCCGCAGTCTCGGGATGCTCGCATTCGACAATCAGGCGCGTGTCTGACATGGCCCGACGGTGGCAGGTCTTGCCCCGACGTTTGGCCGTGGAGCGATGACGAACCATTGGGTCGACATCAAGAACGCGGATGTGATTCTCGTGATGGGCGGCAATGCAGCCGAAGCCCATCCGTGCGGTTTCAAGTGGGTAACGGAGGCGAAGGCGCACCGCAAGGCGCGGCTGATCGTCGTCGACCCGCGCTTCACGCGTACGGCCTCGGTGGCCGACTACTACGCGCCGATCCGCACCGGCACCGACATCGTCTTCCTGGGCGGCGTCATCAACTATCTGCTGACGAACGACAAGATCCAGCATGAGTACGTGAAGAACTACACGGACTTCTCGTTCATCGTGCGCGAGGATTTCGCGTTCAACGACGGCATCTATTCCGGCTATGACGCGGAGAAACACGCGTACCCGGACAAGTCGAGCTGGGACTACGAGCGCGGCGACGACGGCTTCGTGAAGGTCGACCCGACGCTGCAGCATCCGCGTTGCGTGTACAACCTGCTGAAGCAGCACTACGCGCGCTATACGCCGGACATGGTCCAGCAGACGTGCGGCACGCCGAAGGAGAAATTCCTGAAGGTGTGCGAGATGCTCGCGACCACGGCCGTTCCCGGCCGCGCCGGCACGGTGCTGTACGCGCTCGGCTGGACGCACCACTCGATCGGCGCGCAGATCATCCGCACCGGCGCGATGGTGCAGCTGCTGCTCGGCAACATCGGCATCGCCGGCGGCGGGATGAACGCGCTGCGCGGGCACTCGAACATCCAGGGGTTGACCGACCTCGGGCTGATGTCGAACCTGCTGCCGGGCTACATGACGCTGCCGATGCAGGCCGAGCAGGATTTCGACGGCTACATCAAGAAGCGCGTGCAGCTGCCGCTGCGGCCGAACCAGTTGAGCTACTGGAAGAACTACAAGGCCTTCCACGTGAGCTTCATGAAGTCCTGGTGGGGCGACGCGGCGACCGCCGAGAACAACTGGGGCTACGACTACCTGCCGAAGCTCGACAAGCAGTACGACCTGCTGCAGGTGATCGAGCTGATGAATGCCGGCAAGATGAACGGCTACATCTGCCAGGGCTTCAACCCGCTTGCGGCGTCGCCGTCGAAGGTGAAGACGGCGGCCGGCCTCGCGAAGCTGAAGTGGCTCGTGATCATGGATCCGCTCGCGACCGAAACCTCCGAGTTCTGGAAGCATCACGGCGACTACAACGACGTCGATTCGTCGAAGATCCAGACCGAGGTGTTCCGTCTGCCGACCACGTGCTTCGCGGAGGAAAACGGTTCGCTCGTGAGTTCGAGCCGCGTGCTGCAATGGCACTGGAAGGGCGCGGAGCCGCCGGGCGAGGCACGCAGCGACCTCGAGATCATGTCGGGGCTGTTCCTGCGCATGCGCAAGATGTACCAGACGGACGGCGGCAAGTACCCGGATCCGATCGTCAACCTGACCTGGCCGTACGCGAACCCGGAAAGCCCGACGCCCGAAGAGCTCGCGATGGAGTTCAACGGAAAGGCGCTCGCCGATCTGCCCGATCCGAAGGATCCGGCCAAGACGCTCGTGAAGAAGGGCGAGCAGCTGGCCGCGTTCGCGCAGTTGAAGGACGACGGCACGACCGCGAGTGGCTGCTGGATCTTCTGTGGTGCCTGGACGCAGGCCGGCAACCAGATGGGGCGGCGCGACAACTCCGACCCGACCGGCATCGGCCAGACGCTGAACTGGGCGTGGGCGTGGCCGGCGAACCGGCGGATCCTGTACAACCGCGCGTCGTGCGACGTCGCCGGCAAGCCGTTCGACCCGACCCGCAAGCTGATCGGCTGGAACGGCAGCGCGTGGAAGGGGGCCGACATTCCCGACTTCAAGGCGGACGAATCGCCCGAAAACGGGATGGGGCCGTTCATCATGAACCCGGAAGGCGTCGCGCGCTTCTTCGCCCGGGCGGGGATGAACGAAGGTCCGTTCCCCGAGCACTACGAGCCGTTCGAGACACCGCTCGACGCGAACCCGCTGCACCCGAACAACCCGCAGGCGCTGAACAACCCGGCTGCCCGCGTGTTCCCGGACGACCGCGCGTCGTTCGGCAAGGTGGCGGATTTCCCGCACGTGGCGACGACGTACCGGCTGACCGAGCACTTCCACTACTGGACCAAGCATGCGCGGCTGAACTCGATCATCCAGCCCGAGCAATTCGTCGAGATCGGCGAAGACCTCGCGAAGGAAGTCGGCGTCGCGCATGGCGAGCGCGTGAAGGTGTCGTCCAAGCGCGGCTACATCATCGCGGTCGCCCTCGTCACGAAGCGGATCAAGCCGCTGACGGTCGACGGCAAGAAGGTCCAGACGGTCGGCGTGCCGTTGCACTGGGGCTTCAAGGGTCTGACGAAGCCCGGCTATCTCGCCAATACCCTGACTCCGTCCGTGGGTGACGGCAACTCCTATACACCGGAATTCAAGTCGTTCCTGGTGAAGGTCGAAAAGGCGTAA
- the fdxH gene encoding formate dehydrogenase subunit beta, with amino-acid sequence MALQSLDIKRVSATTTPPPTVREPVTGSVAKLIDVSKCIGCKACQTACMEWNDLRDEVGTNVGVYDNPADLSEHSWTVMRFSEYENPAGDLEWLIRKDGCMHCEDPGCLKACPSPGAIVQYNNGIVDFHEENCIGCGYCVTGCPFNVPRISKKDHRAYKCTLCSDRVAVGQEPACVKTCPTGAIVFGTKEDMKQHAAERIEDLKERGFEHAGLYDPQGVGGTHVMYVLHHADKPSLYHGLPDNPSISPMVKLWKGIAKPLAVAGIALTALAGFFHYVRVGPNEVSDEEEKAAQDEARRIKEDAK; translated from the coding sequence ATGGCATTGCAATCGCTGGATATCAAGCGCGTCTCGGCCACCACGACGCCACCGCCCACGGTGCGCGAACCGGTGACCGGGAGTGTCGCCAAGCTGATCGACGTATCGAAGTGCATCGGCTGCAAGGCATGCCAGACGGCATGCATGGAGTGGAACGACCTGCGTGACGAGGTCGGCACCAACGTCGGCGTGTACGACAACCCGGCCGACCTGAGCGAGCATTCGTGGACGGTCATGCGGTTCTCCGAATACGAGAACCCGGCCGGTGACCTCGAGTGGCTGATCCGCAAGGACGGCTGCATGCACTGCGAGGATCCGGGCTGCCTGAAGGCGTGTCCGTCCCCGGGCGCGATCGTGCAGTACAACAACGGGATCGTCGATTTCCACGAGGAGAACTGCATCGGTTGCGGCTATTGCGTGACCGGCTGCCCGTTCAACGTTCCGCGGATCTCGAAGAAGGATCATCGCGCGTACAAGTGCACGCTCTGTTCCGACCGCGTCGCGGTCGGCCAGGAACCGGCCTGCGTGAAGACCTGCCCGACGGGCGCGATCGTGTTCGGCACCAAGGAGGACATGAAGCAGCACGCGGCCGAGCGGATCGAGGACCTGAAGGAGCGCGGCTTCGAGCATGCGGGGCTGTACGACCCGCAGGGCGTCGGCGGCACGCACGTGATGTACGTGCTGCACCACGCGGACAAGCCGTCGCTGTACCACGGGCTGCCCGACAACCCGTCGATCAGCCCGATGGTGAAGCTGTGGAAGGGCATCGCGAAGCCGCTCGCGGTGGCCGGCATCGCGCTGACGGCGCTCGCCGGGTTCTTCCACTATGTCCGGGTCGGTCCGAACGAGGTGAGCGACGAAGAGGAAAAGGCCGCGCAAGACGAGGCGCGACGCATCAAGGAGGACGCGAAATGA
- a CDS encoding formate dehydrogenase subunit gamma — translation MKHDDPNLIVRYSANERTNHWITAITFVLLALSGLALFHPSMFWLTALFGGGQWTRILHPFVGLVMFVSFAILVVRFWHHNALDADDRQWLKQIGDVLTNQEDKLPPVGRYNAGQKLLFFTLVACLLLLLLSGVVIWRRYFSFYFPIGVIRAAAVVHAVAAFVLIASIIVHIYAALWVKGSIGAMVRGTVTLGWARKHHPKWFRESVK, via the coding sequence ATGAAACACGACGACCCCAACCTGATCGTCCGCTACTCGGCGAACGAGCGCACGAACCACTGGATCACCGCGATCACGTTCGTGCTGCTCGCATTGTCCGGGCTCGCGCTGTTTCATCCGTCGATGTTCTGGCTGACCGCGCTGTTCGGCGGCGGCCAGTGGACGCGGATCCTGCATCCGTTCGTCGGCCTCGTGATGTTCGTGTCGTTCGCGATCCTTGTGGTGCGCTTCTGGCACCACAACGCGCTCGACGCGGACGATCGCCAGTGGCTCAAGCAGATCGGCGACGTGCTGACCAACCAGGAAGACAAGCTGCCGCCTGTCGGGCGCTATAACGCCGGGCAGAAGCTGCTATTCTTTACGCTGGTCGCGTGCCTGCTGCTGCTCCTGCTGTCGGGAGTCGTGATCTGGCGGCGCTACTTCTCGTTCTACTTCCCGATCGGGGTGATCCGCGCGGCCGCTGTCGTGCATGCCGTGGCGGCCTTCGTGCTGATCGCGAGCATCATCGTGCACATTTACGCGGCGTTGTGGGTGAAGGGCTCGATCGGCGCGATGGTGCGCGGCACCGTCACGCTGGGCTGGGCTCGCAAGCATCACCCGAAGTGGTTCCGTGAAAGCGTGAAATAA
- the fdhE gene encoding formate dehydrogenase accessory protein FdhE — MTQRILEPTEISTLDHSAIPRFRLPERATAFSARAARLRKLADLNPISGYLRLMATVADAQHATLQTLELPLPSKEAIARAQEHSMPLVPALDGERDPRWRAVLYELLDRVEGAGLVNPQLAKLLDRLRLMAPAELDAQADAILALRFAEVDPATAPFLMAALQVVWTDLASRIPPADVPYLDQPGLCPVCGTHPVASVVRVGGQYQGYRFLQCGLCTTEWHMVRTKCSHCDSTKGIAYHGIEGGSEAVKAESCDECKTYRKIGYQDKDYEFEPLADDLASLTLDLLMNEAGYQRSSPNPLLWPDVSRDAN, encoded by the coding sequence GTGACACAACGCATTCTCGAACCGACCGAGATCTCGACACTCGATCATTCGGCCATCCCGCGCTTTCGCCTGCCGGAGCGCGCCACCGCGTTCTCGGCGCGCGCCGCGCGGCTGCGCAAGCTGGCCGACCTGAACCCGATCAGCGGCTACCTGCGGCTGATGGCCACCGTCGCCGATGCGCAGCACGCGACGCTGCAAACGCTCGAACTGCCGCTGCCGTCGAAGGAAGCGATCGCGCGTGCGCAGGAGCATTCGATGCCGCTCGTGCCGGCGCTCGACGGCGAGCGCGATCCGCGCTGGCGCGCCGTGCTGTACGAACTGCTCGACCGCGTCGAAGGCGCCGGGCTCGTCAACCCGCAGCTCGCGAAGCTGCTCGACCGGCTGCGCCTGATGGCGCCCGCCGAACTCGACGCGCAAGCCGACGCGATCCTCGCACTGCGTTTCGCCGAAGTCGACCCGGCTACCGCGCCGTTCCTGATGGCCGCGCTACAGGTCGTCTGGACGGACCTCGCCAGCCGCATTCCGCCGGCCGACGTCCCGTATCTCGACCAGCCGGGGCTGTGCCCGGTGTGCGGCACGCATCCGGTCGCGAGCGTCGTGAGGGTGGGCGGCCAGTACCAGGGCTACCGTTTCCTGCAATGCGGGCTGTGCACGACCGAGTGGCACATGGTGCGCACGAAGTGCTCGCACTGCGATTCGACGAAAGGCATCGCGTATCACGGGATCGAGGGCGGCAGCGAAGCCGTCAAGGCCGAATCGTGCGACGAGTGCAAGACCTATCGCAAGATCGGCTATCAGGACAAGGACTACGAGTTCGAGCCGCTGGCGGACGATCTCGCGAGTCTCACGCTCGACCTGCTGATGAACGAGGCCGGCTACCAGCGCAGTTCACCGAACCCGCTGCTGTGGCCGGATGTCTCGCGGGACGCCAATTGA
- the selA gene encoding L-seryl-tRNA(Sec) selenium transferase, with protein sequence MTEPGLNELNAVLARVPSVERVLSSAPLQPLLADYGRTRVLNAVRAELERWRTAAQHDPAAAEPLDEPRIAAAVAHALAAQSAGAVRAVFNLTGTVLHTNLGRALLPDDAVRAVVDVLTRPVNLEFDLATGRRGDRDDLIDDLLCELTGAEAATVVNNNAAAVLLALSALATKREVVVSRGELVEIGGAFRIPDIMSRAGARLREVGTTNRTHLRDYADAIGPRTALLMKVHCSNYAISGFTKEATLAELAPLAREHGLPVAVDLGSGTLADLSQWGLPHETTVQETVAAGANVVTFSGDKLLGGPQAGLIVGDRALIAKIKKHPLKRALRVGKLTLAALEPVLRLYQSPEFLRDRLTTLRLLTRPQREIAEAAERVRPALQAALGSGFDVTVEPMFSQIGSGALPVDQLPSAGLVVRTADGKRGGRALAQLEKRLRAWPRPVIGRVADNALRLDLRCLEAADEAVFVAQCVPLAGPAA encoded by the coding sequence GTGACCGAACCCGGTTTGAATGAATTGAATGCGGTGCTTGCGCGCGTACCGTCTGTCGAGCGCGTGCTGTCGTCGGCGCCGCTGCAACCGCTGCTCGCCGACTATGGCCGCACGCGCGTGCTGAACGCCGTGCGTGCCGAGCTCGAGCGCTGGCGTACCGCCGCGCAGCACGATCCGGCTGCGGCCGAGCCGCTCGACGAGCCGCGCATCGCCGCGGCCGTCGCGCATGCGCTGGCCGCGCAGAGCGCGGGCGCGGTGCGCGCCGTGTTCAACCTGACCGGCACCGTGCTGCACACGAACCTCGGGCGCGCGCTGTTGCCCGACGACGCGGTGCGCGCGGTGGTCGACGTGCTGACGCGGCCGGTCAACCTCGAATTCGACCTCGCCACGGGCCGCCGCGGCGATCGCGACGACCTGATCGACGATCTGTTGTGCGAACTGACGGGCGCGGAGGCCGCGACCGTCGTCAACAACAATGCGGCGGCCGTGCTGCTGGCGCTGTCGGCGCTGGCGACGAAGCGGGAAGTCGTCGTGTCGCGCGGCGAGCTGGTCGAGATCGGCGGCGCATTCCGCATCCCCGACATCATGAGCCGCGCGGGCGCCAGGCTGCGCGAAGTCGGCACCACCAACCGCACCCATCTGCGCGACTACGCGGACGCCATCGGCCCGCGCACCGCGCTGCTGATGAAGGTTCACTGCAGCAACTACGCGATCAGCGGCTTCACGAAGGAGGCGACGCTCGCCGAACTCGCGCCGCTCGCACGCGAGCACGGGCTGCCGGTGGCCGTCGATCTCGGCAGCGGCACGCTCGCCGACCTGTCGCAATGGGGTTTGCCGCACGAGACGACCGTGCAGGAAACCGTTGCCGCCGGCGCAAACGTTGTCACGTTCAGCGGCGACAAACTGCTCGGCGGCCCGCAGGCCGGCCTGATCGTCGGCGATCGCGCGCTGATCGCGAAGATCAAGAAGCATCCGCTCAAGCGCGCGCTGCGCGTCGGCAAGCTGACGCTCGCGGCGCTCGAGCCGGTGCTGCGCCTCTACCAGTCGCCCGAGTTCCTGCGTGACCGGCTCACGACGCTGCGGCTGCTGACGCGCCCGCAGCGCGAGATCGCCGAGGCTGCCGAACGCGTGCGTCCGGCGCTGCAGGCCGCGCTCGGCAGCGGTTTCGACGTGACGGTCGAGCCGATGTTCAGCCAGATCGGCAGCGGCGCGCTGCCGGTCGACCAGTTGCCGAGCGCCGGGCTCGTCGTGCGCACGGCGGACGGCAAGCGCGGCGGTCGCGCGCTGGCGCAACTCGAGAAACGGCTGCGCGCATGGCCGCGCCCGGTGATCGGGCGCGTGGCCGACAATGCGCTGCGGCTCGACCTGCGCTGCCTCGAAGCCGCCGACGAAGCGGTGTTCGTCGCGCAATGCGTGCCGCTCGCGGGGCCCGCTGCATGA
- a CDS encoding SDR family oxidoreductase produces the protein MNSNTSLKSVLVTGGTGFIAQHCILALLNRGYQVRTTVRSLTRETQVRAQLERGGAAPGDRLSFVAADLLAGDGWQQATAGCAYVVHGASPTPTGTQTSEGDWVKPAVAGTLRVLRAARDAGVKRVVLTSAFGAICAGHGPMSRPFDETDWSNLTAADVWPYQKSKTLSERAAWDFVAREGRGMQLSAINPVTVLGPVLGDDYSHSIRLIRGMLDGQPGNPRINSGFVDVRDVADLHVRAMTHEAANGERFIAIAGESMWLAEVAQLLKARMGDAARHVSTRVLPDWLVRIGALRDPALRGSLPLLGRNLNATSQKAIRLLGWSPRPREDAIVATAESLVRLGLLRDASRR, from the coding sequence ATGAACAGCAATACCAGCCTCAAATCGGTTCTCGTAACCGGCGGCACCGGCTTCATTGCACAACACTGCATCCTGGCGCTGCTGAATCGAGGCTATCAGGTGCGAACCACCGTTCGCTCGCTCACGCGCGAGACGCAGGTGCGCGCCCAGCTCGAACGAGGCGGCGCAGCACCCGGAGATCGTCTGTCATTCGTCGCGGCGGATCTCCTCGCTGGCGACGGCTGGCAACAGGCAACCGCCGGCTGCGCCTACGTCGTGCATGGCGCGTCGCCCACGCCCACCGGCACGCAGACGAGTGAGGGCGATTGGGTCAAGCCCGCCGTAGCAGGCACGCTGCGCGTGCTGCGTGCGGCGCGGGACGCCGGTGTAAAACGCGTCGTGCTGACCTCTGCTTTCGGTGCGATCTGCGCCGGACACGGGCCAATGAGCCGCCCCTTCGACGAGACCGACTGGAGCAACCTGACGGCCGCCGACGTCTGGCCTTATCAGAAGTCGAAGACGTTGTCGGAACGCGCGGCGTGGGATTTCGTCGCGCGAGAAGGACGCGGCATGCAACTGTCCGCGATCAATCCGGTGACGGTTCTCGGGCCCGTGCTCGGCGACGACTATTCGCACTCCATCCGCCTGATCCGGGGCATGCTGGACGGCCAGCCGGGCAATCCGCGAATCAATTCCGGTTTCGTCGACGTGCGCGATGTCGCCGACCTGCACGTGCGCGCGATGACCCACGAAGCCGCGAACGGCGAGCGCTTCATTGCCATCGCCGGCGAAAGCATGTGGCTCGCCGAAGTCGCGCAACTGCTCAAAGCGCGCATGGGGGATGCCGCGCGCCATGTGTCCACCCGGGTGCTGCCCGATTGGCTGGTACGCATCGGCGCACTCAGGGATCCCGCGCTGCGAGGATCGCTGCCGCTGCTCGGCCGCAATCTGAACGCTACCAGCCAGAAGGCCATCCGCTTGCTCGGCTGGTCGCCCCGTCCACGCGAGGACGCCATTGTCGCCACGGCCGAAAGCCTCGTGCGCCTCGGGCTACTGCGTGATGCCAGCCGGCGATAG
- a CDS encoding AraC family transcriptional regulator: MLYSAIYLRDSTMMSDDPFSDILRLTNAESLATGGFSAGGAWAVRFPAPDKIKFFAVVKGACWVSIDGEETPIRFGRGDVGLLTAKRSFVLASDPCVPPVDAMALFSGAGKSTVKLGDGDDFAQIGGHVLLDPVTGSLLSDVLPPWIHVPAVLPQAVKVRWLLEQLVEERAADLPGAQLVSAQLSQLLFIQILRAHLKTSASLTGWLRAFGNPRIAPALRLMHGDPARSWHLDELAAACAMSRTTFASHFRASAGVAPLAYLGEWRMRLAERRLRDENMPVAVLAQSLGYSSESAFSHAFKRMSGHSPKAYRHIVRTASEGVGGERGRVRADVEATGSTLQSLPSEPR; this comes from the coding sequence ATGCTCTATAGTGCGATTTACTTGCGCGACAGTACGATGATGAGTGACGACCCCTTCTCCGACATCCTGAGACTCACGAACGCCGAATCGCTGGCGACGGGAGGCTTCTCCGCCGGCGGCGCTTGGGCCGTTCGATTTCCGGCACCGGACAAGATCAAGTTCTTTGCGGTGGTAAAGGGCGCGTGCTGGGTTTCCATCGACGGAGAAGAAACGCCCATCCGCTTTGGGCGCGGTGACGTCGGGTTGCTGACGGCAAAGCGGTCTTTCGTCCTCGCAAGCGACCCTTGCGTTCCGCCGGTCGACGCGATGGCGTTGTTCTCGGGCGCCGGAAAGTCGACGGTGAAACTGGGCGATGGCGACGATTTCGCGCAGATCGGCGGACACGTACTGCTCGATCCGGTCACGGGCAGCTTGCTGTCGGACGTTCTGCCGCCATGGATTCACGTGCCGGCCGTCTTGCCGCAGGCCGTGAAGGTCCGCTGGCTTCTCGAGCAACTCGTGGAAGAGCGTGCAGCCGACCTGCCTGGGGCACAACTCGTATCGGCCCAGCTTTCCCAACTGCTGTTCATTCAGATACTGCGCGCACATCTGAAAACGTCCGCGTCCTTGACGGGATGGCTGCGCGCGTTCGGCAACCCGCGCATCGCCCCCGCATTGCGACTGATGCACGGCGATCCCGCTCGTTCATGGCATCTGGACGAGCTTGCCGCCGCGTGTGCGATGTCGCGGACCACGTTCGCTTCTCACTTCAGGGCGAGCGCCGGTGTCGCGCCGCTGGCCTATCTTGGCGAGTGGCGCATGCGTCTTGCCGAGCGCCGTTTGCGCGACGAGAACATGCCGGTCGCGGTGCTTGCGCAGTCGCTCGGCTACTCGTCCGAAAGCGCATTCAGTCATGCGTTCAAGCGCATGTCCGGGCATTCGCCGAAGGCGTATCGTCATATCGTACGGACTGCTTCTGAAGGCGTGGGCGGAGAGCGGGGCCGCGTTCGTGCGGACGTCGAGGCTACCGGTTCGACGCTGCAGTCGCTTCCATCGGAACCTCGGTGA